In the Populus trichocarpa isolate Nisqually-1 chromosome 1, P.trichocarpa_v4.1, whole genome shotgun sequence genome, one interval contains:
- the LOC7479313 gene encoding E3 ubiquitin-protein ligase CIP8 has translation MSSEMPFISSHENNNGWDRDNSRLIPFDESARILLEFEVSTSVLDDLSEDDYSDFEDDSTDGQEDMGFEDNMSSVSSESYTSHVLDANDLSMQLRTELALGEVSPLPPPYTFTLYSAGFYLEDPSLRLAETLSDNECPKAQSASKESIENLEEVKIDRGSSNLECPVCLETISTGSEAKRMPCFHIYHGKCIVEWLMNSNTCPVCRYQMPTES, from the coding sequence ATGTCTAGTGAAATGCCCTTTATAAGTAGCCACGAAAACAACAATGGATGGGATCGAGATAATTCAAGATTGATCCCTTTTGATGAATCAGCACGCATACTCTTGGAATTCGAAGTGTCCACGTCTGTATTGGATGATTTGAGTGAAGATGACTATTCTGATTTTGAAGATGATAGTACTGATGGTCAGGAAGATATGGGTTTTGAGGATAACATGTCTTCTGTTTCTTCAGAATCATACACTAGTCATGTTCTTGATGCTAATGATCTTTCAATGCAGCTGCGGACAGAACTTGCCCTGGGTGAAGTTTCGCCCCTTCCTCCGCCGTATACTTTCACTCTTTATTCTGCTGGTTTTTATCTTGAAGATCCATCTTTGAGGTTAGCGGAAACATTGAGTGATAATGAGTGTCCAAAGGCGCAGTCCGCGAGTAAAGAATCCATTGAAAACTTGGAGGAGGTGAAGATTGATAGGGGATCATCAAATTTGGAGTGTCCCGTTTGCTTAGAAACGATCTCAACGGGGTCCGAAGCTAAACGCATGCCATGCTTTCATATCTACCATGGGAAGTGCATTGTTGAGTGGTTAATGAATAGCAATACATGCCCTGTTTGTCGCTACCAGATGCCTACAGAGTCTTGA